Genomic DNA from Candidatus Fusobacterium pullicola:
AAATTAAGGAGTGTTTAATGAAAAGTTTTATAAGTAAGTCTTTTCAGATTTTAATTGTTTTAATAGGGGTTAGTTTTATAACTTTTACTTTAACTTATCTTGCTCCTGGAGATCCGGCAGAAATTATGTTAACTGATTCAGGGAATATACCCTCTCCAGAGCTATTGGCTAAAGTAAGAGCTGAACTAGGATTGGATAAACCCTTTCTAATTCAATATAAGGTTTGGCTTTTAAAGGTTTTAAAGGGAGATTTGGGAATGTCCTTTTCTTTAAAAGTTCCAGTTTTTACAAAATTGATTTCTAGTTTTCTTATCACACTAAAATTAAGTGTAGTATCATTTGTTTTAATGTTGCTAATATCAATACCATTAGGTTTTATATCAGCTTTAAATAGAAATAAAATAATAGATTATATTATAAGAGGCTTTAGTTTTTTAGGAATATCTATTCCAAGTTTTTGGATGGGATTGATATTTTTAAGTATATTTGGTGTAAAGTTAGGTTGGGTTCCTATCATAGGAGGAACTGATAATATAAAAGCTCTAATTTTACCAGCGGTTACCTTAGCTTTGGCAATGTCATCTAAATATACTAGACAAATTAGAATTATTGTATTGGAAGAGTTAAAACAAGAGTATATAGTCGCTAGTAAAATAAGGGGATTAAGTAAGAGAACTATAATATTTAAACAGTTGCTTCCTAATGTAATGTTACCTATAATGACACTTTTAGGAGTAACTGTAGGAAATTTAATAAGTGGAACAGCAATTATAGAAATAGTTTATAACTGGCCTGGAATGGGAAATCTAGCTATAAAGGCTATATCAGCACATGACTATCCATTGATTCAAGGATATGTTTTATTTATTGCACTATTTTATATGATAGTAAATTTAGCTGTGGATTTTTCATATAAATT
This window encodes:
- a CDS encoding ABC transporter permease; this encodes MKSFISKSFQILIVLIGVSFITFTLTYLAPGDPAEIMLTDSGNIPSPELLAKVRAELGLDKPFLIQYKVWLLKVLKGDLGMSFSLKVPVFTKLISSFLITLKLSVVSFVLMLLISIPLGFISALNRNKIIDYIIRGFSFLGISIPSFWMGLIFLSIFGVKLGWVPIIGGTDNIKALILPAVTLALAMSSKYTRQIRIIVLEELKQEYIVASKIRGLSKRTIIFKQLLPNVMLPIMTLLGVTVGNLISGTAIIEIVYNWPGMGNLAIKAISAHDYPLIQGYVLFIALFYMIVNLAVDFSYKFLDPRVKE